A single genomic interval of Streptomyces sp. BA2 harbors:
- a CDS encoding MMPL family transporter, with amino-acid sequence MRKRSVTVRVARWSALHPGRAVVGWLVFVVLCLGGGIAAGMNSATSEDFRVGEAGRAEALATEGGVQLRPTEQVLIRAESGPLDAKAADAAVKDITARMKSLPEVASVAAPVPSADGRVLRVQVELNGSEQEDQETVPPLQAQTEEAAKAHPGLVIEETGDASVSKGVDDQRNKDLQFSEAITLPITLITLAVVFGSVIMVGVPLLLAVTSIMATMGLAMLASHLLPDTGVGMSMILLIGMAVGVDYTLFYLKREREERARAGGRLTSEALVEAAAATAGRAIVVSGLAVIVSTTALFLARDVIFDSLATGTILVVAVAVVSSVTVLPALLVKLGRRGERRAAKRLAQGKAVRRTYGEKEPGRAWNALLAPARKRPALTLCLSVLVMLGLALPALDMNLKNPARDSFSREIEAMKGYDRLLEAFPEQRVRHLVVVRAEASQAAEVRDALRELDREAQTDPLFSHPSGAPVLRSSEDRRTTTLELNTPHPTYSEKAEASLDHLRHDHLPATVGKVPGVETAVTGEVPRGTDYVEHQNQKLPLVLGFLLLMTFAMTVFAFRSIVLGLLGIVLNLLSAASALGLLVLVFQGEWAEELLSFISLGGISSRVPLFLFVILFGLSMDYQVFVVSRIREAALNGVPTRQAVIEGISSSAKVVTSAAIVMVTVFASFVMLHILEMKQMGFVLAAAVLLDAFVIRIMILPAALLLLGRATWWPSRAIRRAEQRVAERHGTYGTREVPEAPVADDGRPLSGHWAEPGAARRG; translated from the coding sequence ATGAGGAAGCGATCGGTCACGGTGCGCGTGGCCCGGTGGAGCGCGCTGCATCCAGGGCGCGCGGTCGTCGGCTGGCTGGTGTTCGTGGTGCTCTGCCTGGGGGGCGGCATCGCCGCCGGCATGAACAGCGCGACGTCGGAGGACTTCCGCGTCGGTGAAGCGGGCCGCGCCGAGGCACTGGCGACCGAGGGCGGTGTCCAGCTGCGGCCCACCGAACAGGTGCTGATCCGCGCCGAGTCGGGGCCGCTCGACGCGAAGGCCGCCGATGCCGCTGTCAAGGACATCACCGCCCGGATGAAGTCGCTGCCGGAGGTCGCATCGGTGGCGGCGCCGGTGCCGTCGGCCGACGGGCGGGTCCTGCGGGTCCAGGTGGAGCTCAACGGCTCCGAGCAGGAGGACCAGGAGACGGTTCCCCCGCTCCAGGCCCAGACCGAGGAGGCCGCGAAGGCTCACCCCGGCCTGGTGATCGAGGAGACCGGCGACGCCTCCGTGAGCAAGGGCGTCGACGACCAGCGCAACAAGGACCTGCAGTTCTCCGAGGCGATCACGCTGCCCATCACGCTGATCACGCTCGCCGTCGTCTTCGGCTCGGTGATCATGGTCGGCGTACCGCTGCTGCTCGCGGTCACCTCGATCATGGCGACGATGGGCCTCGCGATGCTGGCCTCGCACCTGCTGCCCGACACCGGCGTCGGGATGAGCATGATCCTGCTCATCGGCATGGCCGTCGGCGTCGACTACACGCTTTTCTACCTCAAGCGCGAACGTGAGGAGCGGGCCCGCGCGGGCGGCCGCCTCACCTCCGAGGCCCTGGTCGAGGCCGCCGCCGCGACGGCCGGCCGCGCCATCGTGGTCTCCGGCCTCGCCGTGATCGTCTCCACCACCGCGCTCTTCCTGGCGCGTGACGTGATCTTCGACTCCCTCGCCACCGGCACCATCCTGGTGGTCGCCGTGGCCGTGGTCAGCTCCGTGACCGTACTGCCCGCGCTCCTCGTCAAGCTCGGCCGCCGCGGTGAGCGCCGCGCCGCCAAGCGCCTCGCGCAGGGCAAGGCGGTCCGCAGGACGTACGGCGAGAAGGAGCCGGGCCGCGCCTGGAACGCCCTGCTCGCGCCCGCCCGCAAGCGCCCCGCGCTCACCCTGTGCCTCTCGGTCCTCGTCATGCTGGGACTCGCGCTGCCCGCACTGGACATGAACCTCAAGAACCCGGCGCGTGACAGCTTCTCGCGCGAGATCGAGGCGATGAAGGGGTACGACAGGCTGCTCGAAGCCTTCCCGGAGCAGCGCGTCCGGCACCTGGTCGTCGTACGGGCCGAGGCCTCGCAGGCCGCCGAAGTGCGCGATGCCCTGCGGGAGCTGGACCGCGAGGCGCAGACCGACCCGCTCTTCTCGCACCCCTCAGGTGCGCCGGTCCTCCGCTCCTCAGAGGACCGCAGGACCACCACCCTGGAGCTCAACACCCCGCACCCGACGTACTCCGAGAAGGCTGAAGCCTCGCTCGACCACCTCCGCCACGACCATCTCCCCGCGACCGTCGGCAAGGTGCCCGGCGTCGAGACGGCCGTCACCGGCGAGGTGCCGCGCGGCACCGACTACGTGGAGCACCAGAACCAGAAGCTGCCGCTCGTCCTCGGCTTCCTGCTCCTGATGACCTTCGCCATGACGGTCTTCGCGTTCCGTTCGATCGTCCTCGGACTGCTCGGCATCGTGCTCAACCTGCTCTCGGCCGCGTCCGCGCTCGGACTGCTCGTCCTGGTCTTCCAGGGGGAGTGGGCCGAGGAACTGCTCTCGTTCATCTCGCTCGGCGGGATCTCGTCGCGGGTGCCGCTCTTCCTCTTCGTGATCCTCTTCGGGCTCTCGATGGACTACCAGGTGTTCGTGGTCAGCAGGATCCGGGAGGCCGCGCTGAACGGCGTACCCACCCGGCAGGCCGTCATCGAGGGCATCAGCTCGTCGGCCAAGGTCGTCACCAGCGCCGCGATCGTCATGGTCACCGTCTTCGCGAGCTTCGTGATGCTGCACATCCTGGAGATGAAGCAGATGGGCTTCGTCCTCGCCGCGGCCGTCCTGCTCGACGCGTTCGTGATCCGCATCATGATCCTTCCGGCCGCGCTGCTGCTGCTCGGGCGCGCCACCTGGTGGCCGTCCCGCGCGATCCGCCGTGCCGAGCAGCGGGTGGCCGAACGGCATGGGACGTACGGGACCCGGGAGGTACCGGAAGCACCGGTGGCCGACGACGGGCGTCCGCTTTCCGGGCATTGGGCGGAGCCCGGGGCGGCGCGTCGTGGCTAA
- a CDS encoding amino acid permease, which yields MSKLTDVPKRILIGRALRSDRLGETLLPKRIALPVFASDPLSSVAYAPGEVLLVLSIAGVSAYHFSPWIAVAVVVLMFTVVASYRQNVHAYPSGGGDYEVANTNLGPKAGLTVASALLVDYVLTVAVSISSGIENLGSAIPFVVEHKVLCAVAVIVLLTLMNLRGVKESGKLFAIPTYVFVVGVFIMIAWGAFQGIVLDETMKAPTADYEIKPEHQGLAGFALVFLLLRAFSSGCAALTGVEAISNGVPAFRKPKSKNAASTLALMGALAVTMFCGIIALAMMTKVRMAENPAKDLFHNGVPVGGDYVQNPVISQVAEAVFGNGSFLFIVLAAATALVLFLAANTAYNGFPLLGSILAQDRYLPRQLHTRGDRLAFSNGIVLLAGAAILLVWIYGADSTKLIQLYIVGVFVSFTLSQIGMVRHWNRHLRTEKDQAKRRHMIRSRAINAFGAFFTGMVLIVVLVTKFTHGAWVALLGMVIFYATMSAIRRHYDRVAEEIAAPETPSDDSVRPSRVHSIVLVSKIHRPTLRALAYAKLMRSDTLEALSINVDPAETKALRAEWERRGLTVPLKILDSPYREITRPIIEYVKNLRRESPRDVVSVIIPEYVVGHWYEHLLHNQSALRLKGRLLFTPGVMVTSVPYQLDSSEAAKKRARKRSEWNAPGAVRRGPVEKRPKEPSNKG from the coding sequence GTGTCCAAACTGACCGACGTGCCCAAACGGATCCTCATCGGGCGCGCACTGCGCAGCGACCGGCTCGGAGAAACCCTCCTGCCGAAGCGCATCGCTCTACCCGTGTTCGCGTCCGACCCGCTCTCCTCCGTGGCCTATGCGCCGGGGGAAGTGCTCCTAGTCCTCTCGATCGCGGGTGTGTCGGCGTACCACTTCAGCCCCTGGATCGCCGTCGCGGTCGTCGTGCTGATGTTCACCGTCGTCGCGTCGTACCGGCAGAACGTGCACGCCTACCCGAGTGGCGGTGGCGACTACGAGGTCGCCAACACCAACCTCGGCCCCAAGGCCGGGCTCACCGTCGCGAGCGCGCTGCTCGTCGACTACGTCCTGACCGTGGCGGTGTCGATCTCCTCGGGCATCGAGAACCTCGGCTCGGCGATCCCGTTCGTCGTCGAGCACAAGGTGCTCTGTGCGGTCGCCGTCATCGTGCTCCTGACGCTGATGAACCTGCGTGGCGTGAAGGAGTCCGGGAAGCTCTTCGCCATCCCGACGTACGTCTTCGTCGTCGGCGTCTTCATCATGATCGCCTGGGGTGCCTTCCAGGGCATCGTCCTGGACGAGACGATGAAGGCGCCCACGGCGGACTACGAGATCAAGCCCGAGCACCAGGGCCTCGCGGGCTTCGCGTTGGTCTTCCTGCTCCTGCGGGCCTTCTCCTCCGGCTGTGCCGCGCTCACCGGCGTCGAGGCGATCAGCAACGGCGTCCCGGCCTTCCGCAAGCCCAAGAGCAAGAACGCGGCGAGCACCCTGGCCCTGATGGGCGCACTCGCCGTCACCATGTTCTGCGGCATCATCGCGCTGGCCATGATGACCAAGGTCCGCATGGCGGAGAACCCGGCCAAGGACCTGTTCCACAACGGTGTCCCGGTCGGCGGCGACTACGTCCAGAACCCGGTGATCTCCCAGGTCGCCGAGGCCGTCTTCGGCAACGGCAGCTTCCTCTTCATCGTCCTGGCCGCCGCCACCGCGCTGGTCCTCTTCCTCGCGGCCAACACCGCCTACAACGGCTTCCCGCTGCTCGGCTCGATCCTCGCGCAGGACCGCTACCTGCCGCGCCAGCTGCACACCCGCGGCGACCGGCTCGCCTTCTCCAACGGCATCGTGCTGCTCGCGGGCGCCGCGATCCTGCTCGTCTGGATCTACGGCGCGGACTCGACGAAGCTGATCCAGCTCTACATCGTCGGCGTCTTCGTCTCCTTCACGCTCAGCCAGATCGGCATGGTCCGGCACTGGAACCGCCATCTGCGCACCGAGAAGGACCAGGCCAAGCGCCGCCACATGATCCGCTCGCGGGCGATCAACGCCTTCGGTGCCTTCTTCACGGGCATGGTCCTGATCGTCGTACTCGTCACGAAGTTCACGCACGGCGCGTGGGTCGCGCTGCTCGGCATGGTGATCTTCTACGCGACGATGTCGGCGATCCGCCGTCACTACGACCGCGTGGCCGAGGAGATCGCCGCCCCGGAGACCCCCTCCGACGACAGCGTGCGCCCCTCGCGCGTGCACTCCATCGTCCTGGTCTCCAAGATCCACCGGCCGACGCTGCGCGCCCTTGCCTACGCCAAGCTCATGCGCTCGGACACGCTCGAAGCGCTGAGCATCAACGTCGACCCGGCGGAGACCAAGGCCCTCAGGGCCGAGTGGGAGCGGCGCGGCCTCACCGTCCCGCTGAAGATCCTCGACTCGCCCTACCGCGAGATCACCCGGCCGATCATCGAGTACGTGAAGAACCTGCGCCGGGAGAGCCCGCGCGACGTGGTCAGCGTGATCATCCCGGAGTACGTGGTGGGCCACTGGTACGAGCACCTGCTCCACAACCAGAGTGCGCTGCGCCTCAAGGGCCGTTTGCTCTTCACCCCGGGCGTCATGGTGACGTCCGTCCCCTACCAGCTCGACTCCTCCGAGGCCGCGAAGAAGCGGGCACGCAAGCGCTCGGAGTGGAACGCGCCGGGTGCGGTGCGGCGGGGCCCGGTGGAAAAGCGCCCGAAGGAACCGAGCAACAAGGGCTAG
- a CDS encoding class I SAM-dependent RNA methyltransferase, whose product MQAEPKKSQAGNSKEDSRSKDAQAASLVGQEYEVEVGPVAHGGHCVARTAEGRVLFVRHTLPGEKVIARVTEGDEDSRFLRADAVTVLDPSKDRVEAPCPYAGPGRCGGCDWQHAKPGAQRRLKGEVITEQLQRLAGLTPEEAGWDGTVVPAEGDKLPSGEVPAWRTRVQYAVDPDGNAGLRRHRSHEVEPIEHCMIAAPGVSELGIEKHDWSGMESVEVIAATGSQDRQVILEPKPGARLPLVELDKPVSVLRIAEQDGGVHRVHGRPFVRERADGRTYRVGNGGFWQVHPKAAETLMLAVMQGLTPRKGETALDLYCGVGLFAGAIADRVGDQGAVLGIESGKRAVEDARHNLAAFDRVRIEQGKVEAALPRTGITEVDLIVLDPPRAGAGKQTVRHLTKLGARRIAYVACDPAALARDLGYFRDGGYRVRSLRAFDLFPMTHHVECVAILEPAAKGSSAKSPGAAS is encoded by the coding sequence ATGCAGGCAGAACCGAAGAAATCGCAGGCGGGGAACTCGAAGGAGGACTCGCGCTCGAAGGACGCGCAGGCGGCCTCCCTCGTCGGGCAGGAGTACGAGGTCGAGGTCGGCCCGGTCGCCCACGGCGGCCACTGCGTAGCGCGTACGGCGGAGGGCCGCGTCCTCTTCGTCCGCCACACGCTCCCCGGCGAGAAGGTCATCGCGCGCGTGACGGAGGGCGACGAGGACAGCCGCTTCCTGCGCGCGGACGCGGTGACGGTCCTCGACCCCTCCAAGGACCGCGTCGAGGCCCCCTGCCCGTACGCGGGCCCCGGTCGCTGCGGAGGCTGCGACTGGCAGCACGCGAAGCCGGGCGCACAGCGCCGCCTCAAGGGCGAAGTCATCACCGAGCAGCTCCAGCGCCTCGCGGGTCTCACCCCCGAGGAGGCCGGCTGGGACGGCACGGTCGTCCCGGCCGAGGGTGACAAGCTGCCCTCGGGCGAGGTCCCGGCCTGGCGCACCCGCGTCCAGTACGCGGTCGACCCCGACGGCAACGCGGGCCTGCGCCGCCACCGCTCGCACGAGGTCGAGCCCATCGAGCACTGCATGATCGCGGCGCCCGGGGTCTCCGAGCTGGGCATCGAGAAGCACGACTGGTCCGGCATGGAGTCGGTCGAGGTGATCGCGGCGACGGGATCCCAGGACCGCCAGGTCATCCTGGAGCCGAAGCCGGGCGCGCGCCTCCCCCTGGTCGAACTGGACAAGCCGGTCTCGGTCCTTCGCATCGCCGAACAGGACGGCGGGGTCCACCGCGTCCACGGCCGCCCCTTCGTCCGCGAGCGCGCGGACGGCCGCACCTACCGCGTCGGCAACGGCGGCTTCTGGCAGGTCCACCCGAAGGCGGCCGAGACGCTCATGCTCGCCGTGATGCAGGGCCTGACCCCGCGCAAGGGCGAGACGGCGCTCGACCTCTACTGCGGGGTGGGCCTGTTCGCCGGCGCGATCGCCGACCGGGTCGGCGACCAGGGCGCGGTCCTCGGTATCGAGTCCGGCAAGCGAGCGGTCGAGGACGCCCGCCACAACCTCGCCGCCTTCGACCGCGTCCGCATCGAACAGGGCAAGGTCGAAGCGGCCCTGCCGCGCACCGGCATCACAGAGGTCGACCTGATCGTCCTGGACCCGCCCCGCGCGGGCGCGGGCAAGCAGACGGTCCGCCACCTGACGAAGCTGGGCGCCCGCCGAATCGCCTACGTGGCCTGCGACCCGGCGGCGCTGGCGCGGGACCTGGGGTACTTCCGGGACGGGGGGTACCGGGTGCGGTCGTTGAGGGCGTTCGATCTGTTTCCGATGACGCATCATGTGGAGTGCGTGGCGATCCTGGAGCCTGCGGCCAAGGGCTCCTCGGCAAAGAGCCCGGGCGCCGCGTCGTAA
- a CDS encoding thioesterase II family protein, with product MEPIALVCLPFAGAGASFFRAWEKQVPQTLRMVAVQLPGREERFVEPPHTDAAQAVADAYEQVVRFTGGAGRVAVLGHSLGAVLAFELARMLGELEGITVERLFVSGSPGPWNGRETRASELDDEAFLAQVRSFAGYAHPALENPAMRELLLPPLRADVAMHENYRPFSDKPLPVPITALRGRHDELVSEDTIARWADATESTLNVVELDGGHMYLADDDGSALLRVIDAQVQALQGADRASVR from the coding sequence ATGGAACCGATAGCTCTTGTCTGCCTACCCTTCGCAGGGGCGGGCGCCTCGTTCTTCAGAGCCTGGGAGAAGCAGGTACCGCAGACCCTGCGGATGGTGGCGGTGCAACTCCCGGGGAGGGAGGAGCGCTTCGTCGAGCCGCCCCACACGGATGCGGCCCAGGCCGTGGCGGATGCGTACGAGCAGGTCGTGCGCTTCACCGGCGGTGCGGGCCGCGTGGCGGTCCTCGGTCACAGTCTCGGCGCCGTGCTCGCCTTCGAACTGGCCCGCATGCTGGGCGAGTTGGAAGGAATCACGGTTGAGAGGCTGTTCGTCAGTGGCTCACCCGGCCCCTGGAACGGCAGGGAGACCCGGGCCAGCGAGCTGGACGACGAGGCCTTCCTGGCTCAGGTGCGGAGCTTTGCGGGATATGCGCATCCGGCTCTGGAGAACCCGGCCATGCGGGAGTTGCTGCTGCCCCCGCTGCGCGCGGACGTCGCGATGCACGAGAACTACCGCCCCTTCTCGGACAAGCCCCTGCCGGTGCCCATCACGGCTCTGCGGGGCCGTCACGACGAGTTGGTGAGCGAGGACACGATCGCCCGATGGGCGGACGCCACCGAAAGTACGCTGAATGTCGTCGAGCTGGACGGCGGCCACATGTACCTGGCCGATGACGACGGGTCGGCTCTCCTCCGGGTGATCGACGCGCAGGTGCAGGCACTCCAGGGAGCCGACCGTGCGTCTGTCCGGTAA
- a CDS encoding SDR family oxidoreductase, protein MRLSGKTALITGAARGLGRACATAFAKEGADLVLIDIARNLDQVPYPLGSASQLAHTAELCRDLGASVLASSVDVRDADAVDAAVDAAVARFGAIDVLVNNAGIAAPSGKAAHDIDEDEWNLMLDVDLSGAWRLIRAVGGRMVERGSGSIVNIASTAGLVGYRHFAAYVAAKHGLVGLTKAVALDYAPRKVRVNALCPGSVRDADHVEGRMLSEIARALDVPVNEHEDTFVQSQPMNALVEPEDIASAALWLASDESRQVTGSVVTVDGGFTTR, encoded by the coding sequence GTGCGTCTGTCCGGTAAGACCGCCCTCATCACCGGCGCCGCCCGAGGGCTTGGCCGTGCCTGCGCCACCGCCTTCGCGAAGGAAGGCGCGGACCTCGTCCTGATCGACATCGCCCGGAACCTCGACCAGGTGCCCTATCCGCTCGGGTCCGCCAGTCAACTCGCGCACACGGCGGAACTCTGCCGAGACCTCGGCGCCTCCGTCCTCGCTTCGTCGGTCGACGTACGGGACGCGGACGCGGTCGACGCCGCGGTGGACGCGGCCGTCGCACGGTTCGGCGCGATCGACGTCCTGGTCAACAACGCGGGCATCGCGGCTCCTTCCGGCAAGGCCGCGCACGACATCGACGAGGACGAGTGGAACCTCATGCTCGACGTCGACCTGTCCGGGGCCTGGCGTCTCATCCGGGCCGTGGGCGGCCGCATGGTCGAGCGTGGTTCGGGCAGCATCGTCAACATCGCCTCCACCGCCGGACTGGTCGGCTACCGCCACTTCGCCGCCTACGTGGCCGCCAAGCACGGACTCGTCGGCCTGACGAAGGCCGTGGCGCTGGACTACGCACCGCGCAAGGTGCGCGTGAACGCGCTCTGCCCGGGATCGGTCCGGGACGCGGACCACGTCGAAGGGCGCATGCTGTCCGAGATCGCCCGCGCCCTGGACGTCCCGGTCAACGAACATGAAGACACCTTCGTGCAGTCGCAGCCGATGAACGCGCTCGTCGAACCGGAGGACATCGCGTCGGCTGCCCTGTGGCTGGCCTCGGACGAATCGCGCCAGGTCACGGGCAGCGTCGTCACAGTCGATGGTGGCTTCACCACCCGCTGA
- a CDS encoding amino acid adenylation domain-containing protein gives MPRTETSCLTPAAAAASARCHALHVRLPQGVDAQLMGRTLDEAVGAWWGEDSGCKLPRLWHERVPADRAAGSDRVRAETTRALHPRREAFRAVLLEFADGQADLVLVAHRDRLDAESLRLVADVLTGRSRHEETRPVEPHDPGEAPEETLQEWRAADRAAGLDWAAGEGGAGERTGHVTVELRAGAPGMGARLAVAAAIVIARFEDQDRPLLGVLRNWWDRPARTLGAFDTGTLLALDLSGAVDTGALLAHAGEALTGRTGRCGADQYADLMRAGGSGIAVGVLDGADDEPSYADGRLYTACQTAPFPLTVIPGRTCAGAPQLIVQHRLREVGEEAAARFARHVAFVYEQLSSTTERLAPGDLGLLGEEEARRTAELGLPATSLTWEPERIDAVFAARAAERPDAVAVTCEGRTLTYAELEGRAARWAAALRAGGVGAGERVGICLERSLDLVVAMLAVLKADCVYVPMDPDYPADRLAYTAEDAGLRAVVTTLGIFHGTAGMWCVRPEELEAGEAAPGAAPEEVKPTRAPEDAAYVIYTSGSTGRPKGVVVPHRNVVALLAATRDDFGIGPDDTWTLFHSCAFDFSVWEVWGALLTGARLVVVPFWVSRSPAEFHTLMLTERVTVLNQTPSAFAQLMEADRRSGEQLAVRLVVFGGEALDARPLRTWFDRYPEDRCRVVNMFGITETTVHVTAQTVTRRQALSGSRSVGAALPGWCLYVLDERRRPVPCGVPGEIYVGGEGLALEYLGRPDLTRERFVPDPFNGGRMYRSGDLGRLLPDGRLEHLGRLDSQVKVRGFRIELDEIRTVLLEAPDVTAAAVVVEGGETGDAAQARITAYVVMRDTGGETEPVRLHAQSVLPSYMVPTSVIAVPDLPLTANGKLDTRKLAEHAVAPAPPAPVDTAASPDGDPGDLAASLASAWETLLGVPVGPDDNFFLLGGNSLLAVRLTAVMHEQGMPPLQLRELYLHPTVTRLARVLESSRT, from the coding sequence GTGCCCCGAACCGAAACGTCCTGCCTCACCCCCGCGGCCGCAGCCGCGTCCGCACGCTGCCACGCCCTCCACGTCCGCCTTCCGCAAGGCGTGGACGCGCAGTTGATGGGCCGGACGCTGGACGAGGCGGTCGGAGCCTGGTGGGGTGAGGACTCCGGGTGCAAGCTGCCCAGGCTGTGGCACGAGAGGGTCCCTGCCGACCGGGCCGCCGGGAGCGACCGGGTGCGCGCCGAGACGACCCGTGCTCTCCACCCTCGGCGAGAGGCCTTCCGCGCCGTTCTGCTCGAGTTCGCCGACGGGCAGGCCGATCTCGTCCTCGTGGCCCATCGCGACCGCCTGGACGCGGAGTCCCTGCGCCTCGTCGCCGACGTCCTGACGGGCCGCTCGCGGCACGAGGAGACGCGCCCGGTCGAGCCGCACGACCCGGGGGAGGCGCCGGAAGAGACGCTCCAGGAGTGGCGGGCCGCGGACCGCGCGGCGGGACTGGACTGGGCGGCCGGGGAAGGGGGCGCGGGTGAGCGTACGGGACATGTCACCGTGGAGCTGCGTGCCGGGGCGCCCGGCATGGGAGCCCGGCTCGCGGTCGCGGCCGCCATCGTCATCGCCCGGTTCGAGGACCAGGACAGGCCGCTTCTGGGCGTGCTGCGGAACTGGTGGGACCGGCCCGCCCGGACGCTGGGCGCGTTCGACACCGGCACCTTGCTCGCTCTGGACCTCTCCGGCGCCGTCGACACGGGAGCCCTGCTGGCGCACGCGGGGGAAGCACTCACGGGACGCACCGGCCGGTGCGGAGCGGACCAGTACGCGGATCTCATGCGCGCCGGGGGCAGCGGGATCGCGGTGGGCGTCCTGGACGGAGCGGACGATGAGCCCTCGTACGCCGACGGCCGCCTCTACACGGCGTGCCAGACCGCTCCCTTCCCGCTCACCGTCATTCCTGGACGCACCTGCGCAGGGGCGCCACAGCTGATCGTCCAGCATCGTCTCCGCGAGGTGGGCGAGGAGGCGGCGGCGCGATTCGCGCGGCATGTCGCCTTCGTCTACGAGCAGCTGAGCAGTACGACAGAGCGGCTCGCGCCGGGCGACCTCGGGCTGCTCGGCGAGGAGGAGGCGCGTCGTACGGCCGAACTCGGCCTTCCCGCAACGTCGTTGACCTGGGAGCCGGAGCGGATCGACGCGGTCTTCGCCGCCAGGGCCGCCGAACGGCCCGATGCCGTGGCGGTCACCTGCGAGGGACGAACGCTGACGTACGCCGAACTGGAAGGGCGGGCCGCGCGCTGGGCCGCCGCCCTGCGGGCCGGCGGGGTCGGTGCCGGTGAGCGCGTGGGGATCTGTCTGGAGCGGTCGCTCGATCTCGTGGTCGCCATGCTCGCCGTGCTGAAGGCGGACTGCGTGTATGTGCCGATGGACCCGGACTACCCGGCCGACCGGCTCGCGTACACCGCCGAGGACGCGGGGCTGCGGGCCGTCGTGACCACCCTCGGCATCTTTCACGGGACCGCCGGTATGTGGTGCGTGCGCCCGGAGGAGCTGGAGGCGGGGGAGGCCGCCCCGGGTGCGGCACCGGAAGAAGTGAAGCCCACGCGGGCACCCGAGGATGCGGCATACGTCATCTACACCTCGGGCTCCACCGGCCGCCCCAAGGGCGTGGTCGTACCGCACCGCAACGTAGTGGCCCTCCTCGCCGCTACGCGGGACGACTTCGGCATCGGCCCGGACGACACCTGGACCCTCTTCCACTCCTGCGCCTTCGACTTCTCCGTGTGGGAGGTATGGGGAGCGCTCCTTACGGGAGCACGGCTCGTCGTCGTGCCGTTCTGGGTCTCCCGGTCACCCGCGGAGTTCCACACCCTGATGCTGACCGAGCGGGTCACCGTGCTCAACCAGACGCCGTCGGCCTTCGCGCAGCTGATGGAAGCCGACCGCCGCAGCGGGGAGCAACTGGCCGTCCGGCTCGTCGTGTTCGGCGGTGAGGCCCTCGACGCGCGACCGCTGCGGACGTGGTTCGACCGCTACCCGGAGGACCGCTGCCGTGTGGTGAACATGTTCGGCATCACGGAGACCACCGTCCATGTCACGGCCCAGACCGTCACACGCCGGCAGGCGCTGTCCGGATCGCGATCGGTGGGCGCCGCCCTGCCCGGCTGGTGTCTGTACGTCCTCGACGAGCGGCGGCGCCCGGTTCCGTGCGGTGTTCCCGGCGAGATATACGTCGGTGGCGAGGGCCTCGCCCTGGAGTACCTGGGACGTCCCGACCTGACCCGGGAGCGGTTCGTGCCGGACCCCTTCAACGGCGGGCGCATGTACCGCAGCGGCGATCTCGGCCGGCTCCTGCCGGACGGCAGGCTTGAGCACCTGGGGCGTCTCGACTCGCAGGTGAAGGTGCGGGGCTTCCGGATCGAGCTGGACGAGATCCGCACCGTCCTGCTGGAGGCCCCGGACGTCACGGCGGCCGCGGTGGTCGTCGAGGGAGGCGAGACCGGCGACGCGGCTCAGGCCCGCATCACCGCGTACGTGGTGATGCGGGACACCGGGGGCGAAACGGAGCCGGTGCGCCTGCACGCGCAGAGCGTGCTGCCCTCGTACATGGTGCCGACGTCGGTGATCGCCGTCCCGGACCTGCCCCTGACCGCGAACGGCAAGCTGGATACGCGCAAGCTGGCGGAACACGCCGTCGCCCCCGCGCCGCCCGCACCCGTGGACACGGCCGCATCACCGGACGGTGACCCCGGCGACCTCGCGGCGTCCCTCGCCTCGGCCTGGGAGACGCTGCTCGGCGTGCCCGTCGGACCGGACGACAACTTCTTCCTGCTGGGCGGGAATTCGCTGCTCGCGGTGCGGCTGACAGCGGTCATGCACGAGCAGGGGATGCCACCTCTGCAACTGCGGGAGCTGTATCTCCATCCGACAGTGACACGGCTTGCGCGGGTGCTCGAGAGCAGTCGCACATGA